Proteins co-encoded in one Saccharomyces mikatae IFO 1815 strain IFO1815 genome assembly, chromosome: 14 genomic window:
- the ZWF1 gene encoding glucose-6-phosphate dehydrogenase (similar to Saccharomyces cerevisiae ZWF1 (YNL241C); ancestral locus Anc_2.3): MSEGPVKFEKNTVICVFGASGDLAKKKTFPALFGLFREGYLDPSTKIFGYARSKLSMEDLKSRVLPHLKKPHGESDDAKIEQFFKMISYIAGNYDTDEGFDELRTQVEKFEKSANVEVPHRLFYLALPPSVFLTVAKQIKSRVYAEKGITRVIVEKPFGHDLTSARELQKNLGPLFKEEELYRIDHYLGKELVKNLLVLRFGNQFLNASWNRDNIQSVQISFKERFGTEGRGGYFDSIGIIRDVMQNHLLQIMTLLTMERPVSFDPESIRDEKVKVLKAVAPIDKDDVLLGQYGKSEDGSKPAYVDDDTVDKDSKCVTFAAMTFNIENERWEGVPIMMRAGKALNESKVEIRLQYKAVASGVFKDIPNNELVIRVQPDAAVYLKFNAKTPGLSNATQVTDLNLTYASRYQDFWIPEAYEVLIRDALLGDHSNFVRDDELDISWGIFTPLLKHIERPDGPKPEIYPYGSRGPKGLKKYMEKHKYVMPEKHPYAWPVTKPEDTRDK; the protein is encoded by the coding sequence ATGAGTGAAGGCCCTGtcaagtttgaaaaaaataccgTCATATGTGTCTTTGGTGCGTCAGGTGATCTGGCTAAGAAAAAGACCTTTCCCGCTCTATTTGGGCTCTTCAGAGAGGGCTACCTTGATCCGTCTACTAAGATATTCGGTTACGCCCGGTCCAAATTGTCTATGGAGGACTTGAAGTCCCGTGTTCTGCCCCACTTGAAAAAACCTCACGGCGAAAGCGATGACGCTAAGATCGAACAATTCTTCAAGATGATCAGCTACATTGCGGGAAATTACGACACAGACGAGGGCTTCGACGAACTGAGAACGCAGGTCGAGAAATTCGAAAAAAGTGCGAACGTCGAAGTCCCACACCGTCTCTTCTACCTAGCCTTGCCTCCTAGCGTCTTCCTAACCGTGGCCAAGCAAATCAAGAGCCGTGTGTACGCCGAGAAGGGCATCACCCGTGTTATTGTAGAGAAGCCCTTTGGCCACGATCTGACCTCTGCCAGGGAGCTGCAGAAAAACCTGGGACCCTtgtttaaagaagaagagttgTACAGAATCGATCATTACCTGGGTAAAGAGCTGGTCAAGAATCTTCTGGTTTTGAGGTTCGGTAACCAGTTTTTGAATGCTTCTTGGAATAGAGACAACATCCAGAGCGTTCAGATTTCGTTCAAAGAGCGCTTCGGCACCGAGGGCCGTGGCGGCTATTTTGACTCCATAGGCATAATTAGAGACGTGATGCAGAACCATCTGTTACAAATTATGACTCTTTTGACCATGGAAAGACCGGTGTCTTTTGACCCGGAATCCATTCGTGACGAGAAAGTCAAGGTTCTGAAAGCCGTCGCACCCATCGACAAGGATGATGTCCTCTTGGGTCAATACGGCAAATCCGAGGACGGATCTAAGCCGGCTTACGTGGATGATGACACAGTTGACAAGGACTCTAAGTGTGTCACTTTCGCAGCAATGACTTTCAACATCGAAAATGAACGTTGGGAGGGCGTCCCCATCATGATGCGTGCTGGTAAGGCTCTGAACGAGTCTAAAGTAGAAATCAGACTGCAGTACAAGGCGGTCGCTTCGGGCgttttcaaagatattCCAAATAACGAGCTGGTCATAAGAGTCCAGCCCGATGCTGCTGTGTACCTAAAGTTCAATGCTAAGACACCCGGCCTTTCAAATGCCACTCAAGTCACAGATCTGAACCTAACCTACGCCAGCAGGTACCAGGACTTTTGGATTCCAGAGGCTTACGAAGTATTGATAAGAGACGCCCTGCTGGGCGATCATTCCAACTTTGTTAGAGACGATGAATTGGATATCAGCTGGGGCATATTCACCCCCTTGTTGAAGCACATAGAGCGTCCAGACGGTCCAAAACCAGAAATATACCCCTACGGATCAAGAGGTCCAAAGGGTTTGAAGAAATACATGGAAAAGCATAAGTACGTCATGCCCGAAAAGCACCCTTACGCTTGGCCCGTGACTAAACCAGAAGATACAAGGGATAAATAA
- the SUI1 gene encoding translation initiation factor eIF1 (similar to Saccharomyces cerevisiae SUI1 (YNL244C); ancestral locus Anc_1.118) yields MSIENLKSFDPFADTGDDETTTSNYIHIRIQQRNGRKTLTTVQGVPEEYDLKRILKVLKKDFACNGNIVKDPEMGEIIQLQGDQRAKVCEFMISQLGLQKKNIKIHGF; encoded by the coding sequence ATGTCCATTGAGAATCTGAAATCATTTGATCCTTTCGCCGACACAGGAGACGACGAAACCACCACTTCAAACTATATTCATATTCGTATCCAGCAGAGAAATGGTAGAAAGACTTTGACCACGGTGCAGGGTGTCCCTGAAGAGTACGACTTAAAGAGAATTCTTAAGGTCCTAAAGAAGGACTTTGCATGTAACGGGAACATTGTCAAGGATCCAGAAATGGGTGAGATTATTCAATTGCAGGGTGACCAGAGAGCAAAGGTTTGTGAATTTATGATCTCCCAGTTGGGAttgcaaaagaagaacattAAAATTCATGGGTTTTAA
- the SLA2 gene encoding Sla2p (similar to Saccharomyces cerevisiae SLA2 (YNL243W); ancestral locus Anc_1.119) — translation MSRIDSDLQKALKKACSMEETAPKRKHVRACIVYTWDHQSSKAVFTTLKTLPLANDEVQLFKMLIVLHKIIQEGHPSALAEAIRDRDWIMSLGRVHPGGSSYSKLIREYVRYLVLKLDFHAHHRGFNNGTFEYEEYVSLVSVSDPDEGYETILDLMSLQDSLDEFSQIIFASIQSERRNTECKISALIPLIAESYGIYKFITSMLRAMHRQLNDSEGDAALQPLKERYELQHARLFEFYADCSSVKYLTTLVTIPKLPVDAPDVFVTNDVDEAKEIKFQKRETSATPARTPARTPTPTPPVVVESAVSPRPVSRRTTSTPTGYLQTMPTGATTAMMIPTVTGAANAIFPQTTAQMQPDFWANQQAQFANEQNRLEQERMQQQQQQQAQQELFQQQLQQTQQDMMNMQLQQQNQHQNDLIALTSQYEKDQALLQQYDQRVQQLENEISTMDATASKQLANKDEQLTALQDQLDVWERKYESLAKLYSQLRQEHLNLLPRFKKLQLKVNSAQESIQKKEQLEQKLKQKDLQMAELVKDRDRARLELERSINNAEADSAAAVAAAAAAETMTVDKMNPILDAILESGINTIQESVYNLDSPLSWSGPLTPPTFLLSLLESTSENATEFATSFNNLVVDGLAQGDQTEVIRCVSDFSTSMATLVTNSKAYAVTTLPQEQSDKILTLVKRCAREGQYFFEDLMSENLNQVGDEEKTDIVINANVDMQEKLQELSLAIEPLLNMQSVKSNKETNPHSELVATADKIVKSSQHLRVDVPKPLLSLALLIIDAVVALVKAAIQCQNEIATTTSIPLNQFYLKNSRWTEGLISAAKAVANATNVLITTASKLITSEDNENTSPEQFIVASKEVAASTIQLVAASRVKTSIHSKAQDKLEHCSKDVTDACRCLGNHVMGMIEDGHSNSQEQQPLDFTSEHTLKTVEMEQQVEILKLEQSLNNARKRLGEIRRHAYYNQDDD, via the coding sequence ATGTCCAGAATCGACTCAGATTTGCAGAAAGCGCTTAAAAAGGCGTGTTCCATGGAGGAGACCGCACCTAAGAGAAAGCACGTACGTGCATGCATAGTGTACACTTGGGACCATCAGTCTTCGAAAGCTGTGTTCACAACATTAAAGACACTGCCGCTAGCTAATGATGAAGTTCAGCTGTTTAAGATGCTTATTGTGCTGCACAAGATTATACAGGAGGGTCATCCGTCAGCGCTAGCCGAGGCCATCCGGGATAGAGACTGGATTATGTCTCTGGGTAGGGTGCATCCGGGCGGGTCATCGTACAGCAAATTGATTCGGGAGTATGTGCGTTATCTTGTTTTAAAGCTAGACTTTCATGCTCATCATAGGGGTTTCAACAATGGGACGTTTGAATACGAGGAGTACGTGTCGCTTGTCTCGGTCTCCGACCCGGACGAAGGATATGAGACGATTCTAGACCTAATGTCGTTACAGGATTCGCTTGATGAGTTCTCGCAGATCATCTTTGCCTCGATTCAGTCTGAGAGGAGAAACACAGAGTGCAAGATTTCTGCACTTATCCCATTGATTGCAGAGTCATATGGTATTTACAAGTTCATTACATCGATGCTGAGAGCTATGCACAGGCAATTGAATGATTCAGAGGGTGATGCTGCTTTGCAGCCTCTGAAGGAACGGTATGAGCTGCAACATGCGAGACTGTTTGAGTTTTACGCGGACTGCTCTTCTGTCAAATACTTGACGACGCTGGTGACCATTCCTAAACTACCGGTGGATGCACCAGATGTGTTTGTAACCAACGATGTGGACGAGGCAAAAGAGATCAAGTTCCAAAAACGAGAAACATCTGCGACTCCAGCACGGACTCCGGCACGGACTCCGACACCAACACCCCCAGTTGTGGTTGAATCAGCCGTTTCCCCCCGTCCGGTATCTCGAAGGACTACTTCTACCCCCACAGGTTACTTGCAAACGATGCCCACGGGAGCCACCACAGCCATGATGATTCCTACCGTCACCGGCGCTGCTAATGCCATTTTCCCACAGACGACGGCTCAAATGCAGCCAGACTTTTGGGCAAATCAACAGGCCCAGTTTGCTAATGAGCAAAACCGCCTTGAGCAAGAGCGTatgcaacagcagcagcagcagcaggCACAGCAAGAGCTATTTCAACAGCAACTACAACAAACACAGCAAGATATGATGAATATGCAacttcaacaacaaaacCAACATCAAAACGATCTAATTGCCCTTACCAGCCAGTACGAAAAGGACCAGGCTTTATTGCAACAGTATGACCAAAGAGTTCAACAGTTAGAGAATGAAATTTCAACGATGGATGCGACCGCCTCTAAACAACTGGCTAATAAAGATGAACAGCTAACTGCTTTGCAAGATCAGTTGGACGTTtgggaaagaaaatatgaatCTTTGGCCAAACTGTACTCCCAATTGCGGCAGGAACATCTAAATCTGTTACCTCGTTTCAAAAAACTGCAGTTGAAGGTCAATAGTGCACAGGAGTCTATCcaaaaaaaggaacaaCTAGAACAGAAATTGAAGCAAAAGGATTTGCAAATGGCCGAGTTGGTTAAGGACCGTGATAGGGCAAGACTAGAGTTAGAGAGATCCATCAATAATGCAGAGGCAGACAGTGCGGCAGCGGtggcagcagcagcagcagcagagACAATGACCGTAGATAAGATGAACCCTATCTTGGACGCTATATTAGAGAGTGGTATCAACACCATCCAGGAATCAGTCTATAATCTTGATTCTCCCTTGAGTTGGTCTGGTCCGCTAACTCCTCccacttttcttttgtccTTACTGGAAAGCACTTCTGAAAATGCCACTGAGTTTGCTACGagtttcaataatttgGTAGTAGATGGGCTTGCCCAGGGTGACCAAACCGAAGTCATTCGTTGTGTCAGTGATTTTAGCACTTCTATGGCCACCTTGGTGACCAACTCAAAGGCGTATGCCGTTACCACGTTACCACAGGAACAGTCAGACAAAATTTTGACGTTGGTGAAGAGATGTGCTAGAGAAGGGCAATATTTCTTCGAGGACTTGATGTCTGAAAACCTCAACCAGGTTGGAGATGAAGAGAAAACTGACATTGTCATTAATGCCAATGTCGACATGCAAGAAAAGTTACAAGAACTATCTTTAGCCATTGAACCGCTACTGAACATGCAATCTGTCAAATCAAACAAAGAGACAAATCCTCACTCTGAATTGGTTGCCACTGCTGACAAGATTGTCAAATCTTCGCAACATTTACGTGTTGATGTGCCCAAACCATTGTTGTCACTGGCATTGCTGATCATTGATGCCGTTGTGGCTTTGGTAAAGGCTGCTATTCAGTGTCAAAATGAAATTGCCACTACAACAAGTATCCCACTAAACCAGTTCTACTTGAAAAATAGCAGATGGACGGAGGGATTGATATCTGCGGCAAAGGCTGTGGCCAATGCAACCAATGTCTTAATCACTACTGCAAGTAAGCTAATCACCTCCGAGGATAACGAAAATACATCACCTGAGCAATTCATTGTTGCCTCCAAAGAAGTGGCTGCTTCCACAATACAATTGGTAGCAGCATCGAGAGTGAAAACCTCCATCCATTCCAAAGCTCAAGATAAATTGGAACATTGTTCCAAGGACGTTACCGATGCATGCAGATGTTTGGGTAACCACGTCATGGGCATGATCGAAGACGGTCATTCAAATTCGCAAGAGCAGCAACCACTGGATTTCACATCCGAACATACGTTGAAAACTGTCGAAATGGAACAACAGGTGGAAATTTTAAAACTGGAACAATCTTTGAATAACGCTAGAAAGAGATTGGGAGAAATAAGAAGACATGCCTACTATAATCAGGACGATGATTAA
- the ATG2 gene encoding Atg2p (similar to Saccharomyces cerevisiae ATG2 (YNL242W); ancestral locus Anc_2.1), with product MAFWLPQNIQKRLLLYVLQQISLFSNVDLSNLDVSIGSKSHFSFHDVNLSLDDLNIQNMQINEGMIGELVLKLTVSGGVEIDGSGLSFIITPLYSSNPQELHSDFLAKSIQDLTNSMLQFNDPLTTHDRYKEDDISSSDSSSELNSNTEPLKSTGNGTYTLQNMRNKALNVALAKLKIALRDITIRFIMNDRNPSESVVEAHIESIQLTTSDGNLRHINIGNIAVSLIQKQTEPNSSMHFSNNDDLSQSVYLSNMEATSLYMSAMEEQSTEDDDESKFSHIQQDDDKCKETIVEVNNLNLAFKGLSSVNDLRVYDIAIDVQDVHLAIHKMVEIKSPIVRNIIDIIISLLDKNDALVCQDSPSPSNDTEEPFALASIDIKCVYLKLAEETTIILKRLEVEQKKNNLLAFSLGSFYSNSDSLTISHKTKPLFIGEQTHHGIELRINDELEIVINDKCIGHFVKICQFISQCMSIYRSKSKRILPKITSNTARSIKFTSKSLNLSIKLSFYLLWFQISPLIYNSNREFYIELLEVFKKFPSRCTKVLTISSIKLSNSQSRLELGSYDDTLKEALIYSSVHATVKEVILQDEYTGIIQLAKDLSAIGELLTDAKNAEFSSKTKCKRGSYLQRSVRVLNSSRFVYKQSTSANFSLQIDSMKLKLSEIIGLQFGFVEALMSNNFFAITDDSQIVYFAKNLLVERKAPSLLKPQEIMSVVLNKGVDEPVLYIRRRTNGKLKVVLNNTRIHYYARWLEILKQNTDLDNLNSKDATVVEKPSKEPSTSGFPWEFKCLDCSLILHPFRLNSVMVIVLDSLTTGGNSFIPQAKILSKVNTLFLIDDYANFKVQKDKNWPSLISFYANQGFSAIGKIDTLNFLINKSNDTLLLDCKIDQIGLSLCADSFQTFCQLCIDLKYPQTFPDEKKFRTELKNPVDVFKDIDCDLFNSAVIFEHNNQNDYDSVHLVDSFLDNTHGLNNSTPSKLSSQGSHEMDSSSGTVTGSIILPHESYLDFVQPKEEDNLVMTPKEQEGNIYIRGTIDVEKVIVKLFDGYDWKYTRKFIAKTVEKLDKELSELEENSLKSNVIQSEANIFDSIYISANQNNVTDLRKNLDGEIQGVQNSFSDVSKVNLRPSKHYKALLQLSKLQVNLKNYRVDEPDESESDNSTDVLNRCVVSVYEFEIIDNVPTSTWNKFVTLLKHEPWPHNSPMFLLNLEFFRPIDFLQAVELVMQLKIAPLRLHVDQDTLEFLIRFLGFKDKRFELVDEYPDIIFVQKFSTNPIKLRLDYKPKKVDYAGLRSGQTSELMNFFTLDGSKIILKSVVLYGLNGFDELNDKLKAIWTPDITKKQLPGVLEGLAPVRSFMAIGSGVKTLVTVLMSEYKQEGNLGKSLKKGGNVFLKTTTGDFVKLGVKLTSGTQAILENTEELFGGVGSNGRVYDASKMGSANDDDAAAATVLDLDTIMEEDQLVGSKYSRIRDHEPTAVVIDMSSQGDHNEPTIVSLYADQPLDLPTGLKEAYSSLEKHMHIAYDAVWRAKGQLKDDKRGGPSAAAVYVARAAPVAIIRPLIGATEAVSKTLQGIANQVDKTHNEQINDKYKSNRTDL from the coding sequence ATGGCATTTTGGCTACCCcaaaatatacaaaagCGGTTGCTGCTTTATGTACTTCAGCAGATTTCGCTGTTTTCCAATGTAGATCTTTCTAACCTGGACGTTTCCATAGGTTCCAAGTCacatttctcttttcatgaTGTGAATCTATCACTTGATGATCTCAACATTCAAAATATGCAAATAAACGAAGGTATGATTGGCGAGCTTGTCTTAAAACTGACAGTTTCTGGTGGGGTAGAGATCGATGGATCTGGGCTAAGTTTTATCATAACGCCTTTATATTCTAGTAATCCACAAGAACTTCACTCAGATTTTTTGGCTAAAAGCATTCAAGATCTTACAAATTCTATGCTACAATTTAATGATCCCTTGACCACACATGATAGGTATAAAGAGGATGATATCAGCTCTTCAGATAGTAGTAGTGAGCTCAACTCTAATACCGAACCTTTAAAATCAACTGGAAATGGCACATATactcttcaaaatatgCGGAATAAGGCTCTTAATGTAGCTCTAGcgaaattgaaaatagcTCTGAGGGATATCACAATACGTTTCATAATGAATGATAGGAATCCCTCTGAAAGCGTTGTAGAGGCTCACATAGAAAGCATACAGCTTACCACGTCGGATGGTAATTTACGGCATATAAACATTGGAAATATCGCTGTTTCTTTGATACAGAAACAGACTGAACCTAACTCTTCCATGCACTTTTCCAATAATGATGATCTCTCACAAAGTGTTTATTTATCAAACATGGAAGCCACTTCACTTTATATGAGTGCCATGGAAGAACAATCAACtgaagacgatgatgaGTCCAAATTTTCCCATATACAACAAGATGATGACAAGTGCAAAGAAACTATAGTGGAAGTTaataatttgaatttgGCTTTTAAGGGCTTATCATCAGTTAATGACCTCAGAGTGTATGATATTGCCATAGATGTACAGGACGTTCACTTAGCAATACATAAAATGGTCGAAATCAAAAGTCCCATTGTGAGAAATATTATAGACATTATTATTTCCCTTTTGGATAAAAATGATGCCCTTGTCTGTCAGGACTCCCCAAGTCCTTCAAACGACACAGAGGAACCTTTTGCTCTTGCTTCTATTGATATTAAATGTGTGTATTTGAAATTAGCTGAAGAAACGACgataattttgaagaggTTGGAAGTGgagcaaaagaaaaacaatttATTGGCTTTTTCCTTAGGTTCCTTCTATTCCAATTCTGATTCATTGACAATTAGTCACAAAACTAAACCATTATTTATAGGAGAACAAACCCATCATGGTATCGAATTAAGAATTAATGACGAATTGGAGATTGTTATTAATGATAAATGCATTGGTCATTTTGTTAAAATTTGTCAATTCATTTCACAATGTATGTCCATTTATCGCAGTAAATCGAAAAGAATACTACCGAAAATAACTTCAAATACTGCAAGAAGCATAAAATTTACTTCCAAATCATTGAATTTATCGATTAAACTctcattttatttattatggTTCCAGATTTCGCCTCTCATTTACAATTCTAATCGTGAGTTCTATATTGAATTGTTagaagttttcaaaaagtttccTTCTAGATGCACAAAAGTGTTGACCATTTCAAGTATTAAACTTTCGAATTCTCAATCCCGTTTGGAATTGGGTTCATATGATGATACTCTAAAAGAAGCTTTGATTTACAGTTCAGTTCACGCCACCGTCAAAGAGGTGATATTACAAGATGAGTATACGGGAATAATACAATTGGCGAAAGACCTTTCTGCAATTGGAGAACTTCTCACGGATGCAAAGAACGCTGAATTCTCAAGTAAGACCAAATGTAAAAGGGGTTCATATTTGCAAAGAAGTGTCAGAGTACTCAATTCTTCTAGGTTCGTTTACAAACAGAGTACATCCGCTaacttttctcttcagATAGATTCCATGAAATTGAAACTATCAGAAATCATAGGACTTCAGTTTGGTTTTGTGGAGGCGTTAATGTCCAATAACTTCTTTGCAATTACAGATGACTCTCAAATTGTatattttgcaaaaaacCTATTagtagaaagaaaagcacCGTCACTGTTAAAGCCGCAAGAAATTATGTCGGttgttttgaataaagGTGTTGATGAACCTGTATTGTATATTCGTAGAAGAACAAACGGGAAGCTGAAAGTTGTTCTCAATAACACTCGTATACATTATTACGCAAGGTGgttggaaattttgaaacaaaacacTGACCTGGATAATCtcaattcaaaagatgCAACTGTGGTAGAAAAGCCTAGTAAAGAGCCATCTACTTCGGGATTTCCCTGGGAATTTAAATGTCTAGACTGCTCTCTAATCCTACATCCTTTCAGATTAAATAGTGTAATGGTTATTGTACTCGACAGCCTAACAACCGGTGGAAATTCATTTATTCCACAAgcaaaaattctttcaaaggtCAATACACTTTTCCTGATAGATGACTACgcaaatttcaaagttcAGAAAGATAAGAATTGGCCAAGTTTGATAAGTTTTTATGCTAACCAAGGTTTCTCTGCAATCGGTAAAATAGATActttgaactttttgatAAACAAATCCAATGACACACTTTTGTTGGACTGTAAAATAGATCAAATTGGTCTTTCATTGTGTGCAGATTCTTTTCAAACCTTTTGTCAGCTTTGTATTGATTTAAAATATCCGCAAACTTTCcctgatgaaaagaaatttagaACAGAGTTGAAGAATCCTGTAGATGTGTTTAAAGATATTGATTGTgatcttttcaattctgCCGTCATATTTGAACACAACAATCAAAATGATTACGATTCGGTGCACTTGGTAGACAGTTTTCTTGATAATACTCACGGACTCAATAATAGCACCCCGAGTAAACTCTCTTCTCAGGGTTCGCATGAAATGGATTCTTCCTCTGGAACTGTTACAGGAAGCATTATACTTCCTCATGAAAGTTACCTAGATTTTGTACAAcctaaagaagaagacaatCTCGTAATGACTCCAAAAGAGCAAGAAGgtaatatatatataaggGGTACTATAGACGTTGAAAAAGTTATCGTAAAGCTATTTGATGGATACGATTGGAAATACACGCGGAAATTTATCGCCAAAACTGTGGAAAAGCTGGATAAAGAGCTCAgtgaattggaagaaaacagTTTGAAATCGAATGTAATACAATCAGAGGCAAACATTTTTGACTCTATCTATATATCTGCCAATCAAAATAATGTCACTGATTTGAGAAAGAATCTAGATGGTGAGATTCAGGGGGTTCAGAATTCTTTCTCTGATGTATCTAAAGTTAATTTACGACCTTCTAAACACTATAAAGCTTTGCTTCAGCTAAGTAAGCTGCAGGtgaatttaaaaaattatcGAGTGGATGAACCTGATGAGTCCGAATCAGATAATTCTACGGACGTTTTGAACAGGTGTGTAGTTTCTGTTTACGAGTTTGAGATCATCGATAATGTTCCCACATCCACATGGAATAAGTTTGTAACTTTATTAAAGCACGAACCATGGCCACATAATTCTCCGATGTTTCTCCTgaatcttgaattttttcgaCCAATTGACTTTTTGCAAGCAGTAGAATTAGTAATGCAATTGAAAATTGCACCTTTACGTCTTCACGTAGACCAAGACACTTTAGAGTTTCTAATAAGATTTTTGGGATTCAAAGATAAGAGGTTCGAATTAGTTGATGAATATCCAGACATCAtatttgttcaaaaatttaGTACTAATCCTATCAAGTTGAGATTAGATTATAAGCCAAAGAAAGTTGATTATGCTGGTTTAAGATCAGGTCAAACTTCAGAActgatgaatttttttacgCTCGATGGGTCCAAgattattttgaaaagtgtGGTGCTATACGGGCTAAATGGATTTGACGAACTGAATGATAAACTGAAAGCAATTTGGACACCAGACATTACCAAGAAGCAATTACCTGGAGTTTTAGAAGGTCTGGCTCCTGTGAGGTCGTTTATGGCGATTGGGTCAGGGGTAAAGACTCTGGTCACAGTTCTAATGTCAGAATACAAGCAAGAAGGTAATTTGGGAAAAAGCTTAAAAAAAGGTGGTAATGTCTTCTTGAAGACAACGACTGGAGATTTCGTTAAATTGGGAGTTAAATTGACATCAGGGACTCAAGCAATATTGGAAAATACTGAGGAACTATTTGGTGGCGTTGGTTCCAACGGCAGAGTGTATGATGCATCGAAGATGGGTTCCGccaatgatgatgatgctgctgctgctactGTATTAGACTTGGATACTATAATGGAGGAGGATCAGCTAGTTGGTAGCAAATACTCAAGAATAAGAGATCATGAGCCTACAGCGGTGGTCATCGATATGTCTTCGCAGGGTGACCACAATGAACCCACAATAGTGAGCCTGTACGCTGATCAGCCCTTAGACCTGCCCACGGGATTAAAGGAGGCGTATAGTTCACTAGAAAAGCATATGCATATTGCCTATGATGCTGTATGGAGAGCAAAGGGGCAGCTAAAGGATGATAAACGGGGAGGACCCAGTGCTGCGGCAGTATATGTTGCTAGAGCGGCGCCCGTAGCAATAATTCGCCCATTAATTGGAGCTACTGAGGCTGTGTCCAAGACTTTGCAGGGAATAGCTAACCAGGTAGACAAGACTCATAACGAGCAAATCAACGATAAGTACAAATCCAACAGGACTGATTTGTAA